A region of the Phaeodactylum tricornutum CCAP 1055/1 chromosome 1, whole genome shotgun sequence genome:
GGGACCGGCCGAGGCTTGGTCCGCCTACAACGGAGCCCTCGAGGCGAATCCTTTGATTGTCAAGTCAGTCACTGCCGGTATCATTCTGGGAGCAGCTGACTTGGCAGGGCAAACTCTAGAGGATTTTCAAAAGAAACAAGAAGGTGATGCGCAAGAAGCGCTCGAGGAATTCGGGATTGATTGGCTTCGCTCGGCGCGGTTTGCTATCTTTGGGCTCGTACTACAGGCTCCCTGGAATCACTTCTACTATCTGGCTTTGGACGGACAGATCCCTCCCACCACAGAGCCCttcaccaccaccaacggcATCAAAGTTCTCATCGATCAGTTTGTACAAGCTCCAATATTTACCGTGTTGATCTTTGTATTCTTGGGGACTTTGGAAGGCAAGACTCCTAGCGCCATTAAGAATCAACTGAATAACGACTACAAGGACACTATCTTGGCCAATTGTAAGTTCAGTTTCCACGGCACCTCCTATGGAGATTTTCGTTGACAAGTGAGATGCATACATGCTTCTAACAGTCTGTGTAACATTCCCTCTCGACAGGGAAACTATGGCTGCCGGCGACTGTCATTAACATTGGTTTTGTACCTCCATTGTTTCGAGTGCTCTATTTGAAtggagtcttcttcttttggTCTATTTACCTTTCGCTAAAGCTCAACAAAAAGGACGAAGCCTAAGCATAGGTCCGACAGGGTGTATAGAAAAAATGCAAAGCAACCTTGTCCTCCAAAGGTGTGCATTACAAAAACCGCTGCTATTTTGCCAGTAGTTTTGGTCCGGCAGACTGTCGCCTAGAGGACCGTAGGAGCTACACACGGGGACAGCGCAACTCAGACCCAAGCAGACCTTTGGAGTATTCTTTTGGATATATCGTAGGTTTATGCCAATACTATAAcactactcacagtcatgaCATAACGTGTGATATGTTGGGATGGTGGCAATGAAATCTATTGTGGAGGCCCGTTTGTTGTCCTGCCAAGGGGAATTGTACACGGAAAAGCCAGAATCAAGAACTCCAATTTGAGACGGTTATGGATGCAATAGTGTTGATTTCAATTATATTAGTATTGGAACGGCAAGATAAGGACTTTCAAGTTGTGAATAGTTTGCAGTAGCCTTTTTGAATTTGACGTCAAAACGGTGATTGAAATGAAACCCCACTCAAGGGCTTCTTACAGCGGCATCGTGCCAGTTCTTGCCGATAAATGTGGACACCAGGAGCAAGAAATTGATCAGAAACGTAGGAGCTGACAGTGGATCTGGAGGATTGTGCGACGCAATCCATGAGCTTTCGGTCAGAGTTGCATGTGACCCTGTCGCATTCCCGGGTCGCGTATTGCAGTCCAAATACCTACACGTTCAGACTTTGTTCGGCAACAAAAAGTTAGCGTCGCGTTTCGTAGAATCAAAATATCCTTTAGGCCAAGTTTTCCCCCATTGCCAAACATCAAACATTTGCGGAAAACGTAAAGGCGGGACACAAAATGGGAAGCGAACAGTCACCACTTCTGCTCTACAGCAGTCTCGTTAAAGAATCAGCACCACAAGGCATAGAGCAACCCTGTCAAACAGGTGCAGCAAACAATCAAGATGAGGTCCTAAATCTGCAAAACCCTCATGCAAGACTTTCCCTATCGAGAAGTCTGTCGGAAACGTGGGATTCGTATTACTTTATTCTTGAAAAACATCCGCTTCTCGTCAAAAGCATAACCGCTTTTTTCATTTTAGGAGGCGGAGATCTCTGCGGACAAGGGCTCGAGCATTGGCGTGGTACCGCACAGGTTTTCGGCATAGACTGGGTACGTGCCGGAAGGTTTGCGATCTTTGGACTGATTGGTGCACCTTGGAGCCATTATTATTTTCATTATCTGGACTACTTCCTCCCACCATCGGAGCATCCGTTCTCGGTGACAACTGCTCTGAAACTGCTGATTGATCAAGGCATCCAAGCTCCTGCATTGTTAGCCGTTATCATTTCTGCGCTCAGTATACTCAAAGGCGAAGGTCTAGAAGGGGCCAATCATGATCTTTCTATAAATTACATGGATGCGCTTTATGCCAATTGTAAGTTACAGTGCGCCATCATTTTGAGGTTATGCACATGCTcaacttttgcttttcgagCACAGGGAAGCTATGGATACCGGCATCACTAGTGAATCTTGCTTTTGTCAAGCCAACGTTGAGAGTCCTTTATGTGAACGTCATTTTTTTCGTCTGGACCATTATTTTGTCGGTCATGTTGAATCAGAGTTGACAATCGGAAAGTATAGGCCTATCGGATAAAACTGTTAGAGCGTACCATATGAGAAAGCGAGAACTGGCCGCTGAAGCATCGCGCGCGCAGTCTGCAAATTTGTAGAGCTTCAAGTCGTGAGGTCGAGGCCTCCTCACGCAGATCTAGATAAAAACACATTAGTGATGAGATCTTTTTGACAAGGCACGACCTAAAATAGCCTCCCTATAAATGAGCCTATCAGATTTCACGAACCCAGCCTTCGCTTCGTTTCCAGAACACTCTCGAATCTTGTGCTTCTTCGTTGACAGCCCCTGGGTCACGCAGAGGGGACAACGACTTCGCATCCATAAATTCAAGAGAAAGATATAGACGCAGTTGCAAACTAGATACGATGTTGATGGTTGGTCCAATGTTCGAAAAGGTCTTGAAGGCCGACGGTTTTATCGCCGCCCTCGACCAGAGCGGCGGCAGTACACCAAAAGCTTTGCGATTGTACGGCATATCGGATGATGTACGTTTTCAAAATTGATAGGATTACAATGCGGATAGCCCGTTTGCGAGTATTCCTCACGCTCTCTTTTGTGTGTTTGGAATTGACTTACAGTCCTACGTCGAAGGCGAGAAAAGCATGTTTGACAAGGTCCACGAAATGAGGACGAGGTGAGTCGAATTCAAAATGAGCATTCCTCGAGTAAAAGACGGACATGCAACAGGCCCTTACCTGACCGACAATGTTTGTCCCCGATAGAATCATTACGAGTAAAGCCTTTGATGGCGACCGGATCCTCGGAGCCATTTTGTTTGAAGATACGATGGACCGCGACATCGAAGGTCAGTCTACGGGGCACTATTTGTGGCAAAAGCGCAACATTGTACCGTTCTTAAAGATCGACAAGGGGCTGGCCTCGGAAGCGTCCGGCGTGCAGCTGATGAAACCGATACCTGGCCTCGACGAATTACTCAAGCGGGGCAAAGGCAACGGCATGTTCGGCACCAAAATGCGGTCAGTCATTAAGAAGGCAAACGCCGAGGGAATCAAAGCCATCGTGGACCAGCAGTTCGAACTGGCCAAGGAGATCATCGCGGCAGAGCTCATCCCCATCATCGAACCGGAAGTTGACATTCACAgtgaagaaaaagaggagTGTGAGACAATCTTGAAAAAGTGCATCCTGGACCACTTGAATCAACTCAAGAGTTCGGATATGGTCATGTTGAAGCTGACACTACCGTCTCAGCAAAACTTTTACAAGGAGTGCATTGATCACCCACAATGCATGCGCGTGGTGGCGCTGTCCGGTGGATACGAACGCGAACGAGCGAACGAAATTCTGTCGCAGCAAAAGGGCATGATTGCGAGCTTTTCTCGTGCCCTCACGCAAGACATGAAACACGGCATGACGGAAGACGAATTTGACGAAAAACTCGACCAGGCCATTGCCAGTATCTACAAAGCTTCCAAGGCAGGTTAATTGTCACGTAGTAGAATACCTACAGGTACACTTAAATTGACTGGGTTTACGCTAAGTAACACCACGTTTTCTACGGATTGTTCCTACAGACGCCTCATATCTAGGTTTTTGTCGACTGCAACAGTGTCCATTCGTTCCGGTATTTGTCTTTCAAGTGGTGTTgcaaatcgtcgtcgaacTCGGCGTCGTCCAGCTGTCGAAAATTGACAATAGCGGCGGGGACTCCGCATACGATTGCCAACGGGGGTACGGGTTTGGTCACAATAGATTTGGCGGTGACTACCGCTCCGTCTCCGACCACGATATTGCCCAATACAGACCCTCCGTCTTGTACAATAACCCCATTGCCAATTTTCGGATGGCGGTCGCCTGCTTCCTTACCGGTTCCACCTAAAGTGACGCCCTCCAAGATGCTAACGTCGTTGCCCAGCACGGCCGTTTCGCCAATGACGACGCCAGCTCCGACGCGGACGTATATTCCGTGGCCCATGCGGCAAGCCGGATGAATATCGGCGGAGAATTTGCGACTGACAGTGGACTGCATGTATTTGGCCAAGCCAGTGCGTCCCGCCAGCCAAAGTCGGTGACCCACTCGGTAGGCCACGAGTGCGTGGTATCCGTTGTGAAAGAGGACTGCCGACAGGCAAACATTAAGTGTGTGGGGCAGACGAAACGTGAGTCCAGGCGATTTAGATTGATAGATCGCTGGGCAAAAACGAACAATACGATGAGCGGCGGGGCCGGTGAGAGGTACTTACGGGCAGTCATGGCGTTCTCCACACTAGGAGTCCGTGTAGCCACAGCTTGTAGATCCAGTCGTATCGACTGCTCGTCGTCGGGATTGATCATTTCGAGAAAGAGGCTTTTGATTTCGGTGGCGGGTATCAGTTCGGTTTCAATTTCGTGCGCAATGCGGGTACAAATGGCTTCGAGCAAGGAAGGTTGCGAGAGTATTCCTTGATACAGTTGAGGACCGGCTTCCGGTTCGATACGCAAAGCGGACGACGCTTCGTATTGGATTTGTTCCCAAAAGATGTCCACATCTCCATCGTTGCCTCGGTTCCGCCGCGTTAATCGCACAAACTCGTCGTACTCGTAGACAGAATCCAAGAGAGGGGAACGGTAGGCAATATCACCGGGTCGATTGTGGGGTATTCCGACGTGGGGATCCCGGGATGCCGCGTGCGTCACCAAGGATAACCCTCGCGGTACTCCGAGTCGCACGCATCGCATGTGTACAGGAGCAACGAAGCCGACGGCGCCCCCGATGACCATCACTGCAATGGCGCACGCCATTGCGATGACGAGAGCCATATTGATTCAGCCTCCTCTAGTACACAACAACTATGCAAATCGTCCTTGCTCTACAAGAGTCAATCCCGTTGAACCATGGTTGATAAGAacgtttgtttgtttcgtttcgaTGAGGGTTGTACCGACAGAAAGACACCGACAACCACCCTGTAGAAATACATGTGTTCCTTCATGGTCAGCGAGCAGGAAAAAAATCGAGTGTCCCGCAATGGGGGGCGTGAGACAGGATCCGTGAGAAGGGTTGGCTTCCAGTTAGGGGTTGGGATGCTGGGAAACTGAACCTCCAAAACACATGTGTCCAAAGGAGTTAGTACGACGACCTATAGTGGAACGAAACGGTAGGTACGGACCGACGGAAAAGCCTGTTCCGGACATGACGTATGCGCGACACGGAGGGCCGCAGCGTTGGCGTGGTTCCGACCGACCGTTCGCCTGACTGACCGACAGAAAGAAAGAGAGGATCTTGGCGTACCGCGGCAGGGCACTGCCGCAGTGTACCCTATGGAAGCAACCAGCGCGAAGAGTCCACGTGATGCATCCACTAACAACTAACTAACTAACAGTCCAACGAACGATTCTATCTCTCTCCCTCTCAGACTTGTTTTGTAATTCTTTCTCTCACATTCTCGTACATAGATCAAGGTATGTACTTTTATCTCATCGAAACTGCGAGTCACCCGCTTTACCGAAATGGACGGGGAATACTCGAAATAGCGCGACGCCGCTTCCAAGGGAGGACGCGCGACAAGCCCAAGACGTTGGCACGTTGTGTGGCTCCATCGGTCCTGAAACCTCTCGTTCTCTTGCAGCCACCACTGACTCTTGCCTCTTTTCTGCATGCTGATCTGCATCCATCGGTTCCTTGACACTGTAGTTATGTTTTCCGCCGCACGTCTTGTAGCTTCTCGTGTCGCCACCCGGGCGACCTCCCACGCAATTATGGGGGCCTTGCGACCTCCGCCACCATCTCTGGCCTACACGATGCGACACTTTTCCGCTCCTCCGGTACGTACGCCCTTTAGTATTTTCGGTCATGATGGAATGCTGAATTTGGAAGGCTGAACGTCGAATACTGACTGTTGCTACTTTCATACCATTGCCACTCCCGCTAATTTTATTCGTACCCAACGCAATCCGTGCTCGATACCACAAACAGGCCTTTTTGGACCCCGCCGAAGTCTTGGATCGCATTGTTACCGTCGTCAAAAACTTTGATCAA
Encoded here:
- a CDS encoding predicted protein, whose product is MKTATLLPLALCSTVAWAFTPSSPTRQRIGRASKSTSFTGSNLGPAEAWSAYNGALEANPLIVKSVTAGIILGAADLAGQTLEDFQKKQEGDAQEALEEFGIDWLRSARFAIFGLVLQAPWNHFYYLALDGQIPPTTEPFTTTNGIKVLIDQFVQAPIFTVLIFVFLGTLEGKTPSAIKNQLNNDYKDTILANWKLWLPATVINIGFVPPLFRVLYLNGVFFFWSIYLSLKLNKKDEA
- a CDS encoding predicted protein, translating into MGSEQSPLLLYSSLVKESAPQGIEQPCQTGAANNQDEVLNLQNPHARLSLSRSLSETWDSYYFILEKHPLLVKSITAFFILGGGDLCGQGLEHWRGTAQVFGIDWVRAGRFAIFGLIGAPWSHYYFHYLDYFLPPSEHPFSVTTALKLLIDQGIQAPALLAVIISALSILKGEVRHHFEVMHMLNFCFSSTGKLWIPASLVNLAFVKPTLRVLYVNVIFFVWTIILSVMLNQS
- the Fba4 gene encoding cytosolic aldolase (Fructose-bisphosphate aldolase, cytosolic) — translated: MLMVGPMFEKVLKADGFIAALDQSGGSTPKALRLYGISDDSYVEGEKSMFDKVHEMRTRIITSKAFDGDRILGAILFEDTMDRDIEGQSTGHYLWQKRNIVPFLKIDKGLASEASGVQLMKPIPGLDELLKRGKGNGMFGTKMRSVIKKANAEGIKAIVDQQFELAKEIIAAELIPIIEPEVDIHSEEKEECETILKKCILDHLNQLKSSDMVMLKLTLPSQQNFYKECIDHPQCMRVVALSGGYERERANEILSQQKGMIASFSRALTQDMKHGMTEDEFDEKLDQAIASIYKASKAG
- the ACPZ gene encoding acyl carrier protein (Putative subunit of mitochondrial fatty acid synthase. Carrier of the butanoic acid. Requires post-translational modification. 4'-phosphopantetheine is transferred from CoA to a specific serine of apo-ACP, enabling acyl-thioester linkages to the sulfhydryl of the prosthetic group. TargetP detects a mitochondrial targeting signal.; ACP), putative mitochondrial precursor) produces the protein MFSAARLVASRVATRATSHAIMGALRPPPPSLAYTMRHFSAPPAFLDPAEVLDRIVTVVKNFDQVDPAKVNPAVKFADDLGLDSLDIVEVVMAIEDEFAIEIPDQEADKMSSIADAVEYISTHPMAK